A region from the Flavobacteriales bacterium genome encodes:
- a CDS encoding peptide chain release factor 3, translating into MSIAEEIEKRRTFAIISHPDAGKTTLTEKFLLYGGAIQTAGAVKSNKIRKGATSDFMEIERQRGISVSTSVMTFNYAGKSINLLDTPGHRDFAEDTYRTLTAVDSVVLVIDCVKGVEAQTERLMEVCRMRNTPVIVFINKMDLEGRDPYDLLDEVENKLSIKVRPLSWPIGIGATFQGVYDLYDRDLKLFESVKTKVEGASLHFDDLSDPGLDAQLGEDPANTLRHDVELIDGVYDTFSVEDYRAARIAPVFFGSAFNNFGVKEVLDAFVRIAPPPGPRPSDSGVVEPTDKKFSGFIFKIHANLDPNHRDRIAFLRVCSGRFERNTYYHHVRLDKQVRFANPTNFLAASKTLVEEAWPGDVIGLFDTGNFKIGDTLTAGQRFNFGGIPSFSPELFRELVNKDPMRSKQLDKGIRQLTDEGVAQLFVNPIGSKKIVGCVGELQFEVIAYRLEHEYGAKCEFQHIQAHKACWLTSSDEAALDDFCRIKMQQIVLDKDGNRVFMAPSAYILDLERRENPAIEFHTTSEFKTAVHA; encoded by the coding sequence ATGTCCATAGCGGAAGAGATAGAAAAGCGGCGCACGTTCGCCATCATCAGCCACCCCGACGCCGGTAAGACCACCCTCACGGAGAAATTCCTGCTCTATGGTGGCGCCATCCAAACGGCCGGCGCGGTAAAGAGCAACAAGATCCGCAAGGGCGCCACCAGCGACTTCATGGAGATCGAACGGCAGCGCGGTATCAGCGTCAGCACCTCGGTGATGACCTTCAACTACGCCGGCAAGTCCATCAACCTGTTGGACACCCCGGGCCACCGCGACTTTGCTGAGGACACCTACCGCACGCTCACTGCCGTGGACAGCGTGGTGCTGGTCATCGACTGCGTGAAGGGCGTGGAAGCACAGACCGAGCGGCTGATGGAGGTGTGCCGCATGCGCAACACACCGGTCATCGTGTTCATCAACAAGATGGACCTGGAGGGACGGGACCCGTACGACCTGCTGGACGAGGTCGAGAACAAGCTGTCCATCAAAGTGCGGCCATTGAGCTGGCCCATCGGCATCGGTGCCACCTTCCAAGGTGTCTACGATCTGTACGACCGCGACCTGAAGCTGTTCGAAAGCGTGAAGACGAAGGTGGAAGGTGCAAGCCTGCACTTCGATGACCTGAGCGACCCGGGGCTTGATGCACAGCTCGGCGAAGACCCGGCTAACACGCTCCGCCATGATGTGGAACTCATCGATGGTGTGTACGACACCTTCAGCGTTGAGGACTACCGCGCCGCGCGCATTGCACCGGTGTTCTTCGGCAGCGCGTTCAACAACTTCGGTGTGAAGGAGGTGCTCGACGCCTTCGTGCGCATTGCACCACCGCCCGGCCCACGCCCGTCCGACTCCGGTGTGGTGGAGCCTACCGACAAGAAGTTCAGCGGCTTCATATTCAAGATCCACGCGAACCTGGACCCCAACCACCGCGACCGCATCGCCTTCCTGCGCGTGTGCAGCGGGCGCTTCGAGCGCAACACGTACTACCACCACGTGCGCTTGGACAAACAAGTCCGGTTCGCCAACCCCACCAACTTCCTCGCTGCCAGCAAAACACTGGTGGAAGAAGCATGGCCAGGCGATGTCATCGGCTTGTTCGATACGGGCAACTTCAAGATCGGCGACACGCTCACCGCGGGACAACGGTTCAATTTCGGCGGTATCCCCTCCTTCTCGCCCGAGCTTTTCCGCGAACTTGTGAACAAAGACCCGATGCGCAGCAAGCAGCTCGACAAGGGGATCCGGCAGCTCACGGACGAAGGGGTTGCACAGCTCTTCGTGAACCCGATCGGCAGCAAGAAGATCGTGGGGTGCGTGGGTGAACTGCAGTTCGAAGTGATCGCCTACCGGTTGGAGCACGAGTACGGCGCCAAGTGTGAGTTCCAACACATACAAGCACACAAGGCCTGCTGGCTGACGAGCAGTGATGAGGCCGCTTTGGACGATTTCTGCCGGATCAAGATGCAGCAGATCGTGCTCGACAAGGACGGCAACCGGGTGTTCATGGCCCCTAGCGCCTACATCCTTGACCTGGAGCGCCGCGAGAACCCGGCCATCGAGTTCCACACCACCAGCGAATTCAAGACGGCCGTGCATGCCTGA